A single genomic interval of Hevea brasiliensis isolate MT/VB/25A 57/8 chromosome 4, ASM3005281v1, whole genome shotgun sequence harbors:
- the LOC110659839 gene encoding uncharacterized protein LOC110659839, with product MDDSSNSNNANSNIKSGGVFVGGFIETTKADKAVWLMKCPALVSRSLNNPSSDDLSRPVAKVILSIDPLNSSDDNSSRQFTMELADNESGNAPKSYSMDMSEDFIPMSVFSESSQGKISVEGKILFKFDMRPHNENLENYAKICRERTKKYMTKGRQIQIIDNDNGSHMRPMPLMITSGSSEKKKPPAKATDTKRTRRDRGEMEDIMFKLFERQSNWTLRQLIQETDQPEQFLKDILKELCVYNNKGTNQGSYQLKPEYKRTCEELGSK from the exons ATGGACGATTCTAGCAATAGTAACAATGCCAACAGTAATATTAAGAGCGGTGGTGTTTTTGTAGGTGGGTTCATTGAGACAACCAAGGCAGACAAAGCAGTGTGGCTAATGAAATGCCCTGCATTGGTCTCTCGCTCTTTGAATAATCCATCTTCTGATGATCTCTCTCGCCCTGTTGCTAAAGTCATTCTCTCCATCGACCCTCTCAACTCTAGCGATGACAATTCTTCTCGTCAG TTCACCATGGAATTGGCTGACAATGAATCTGGAAATGCACCCAAGTCTTACTCTATGGATATGTCTGAAGATTTCATTCCAATGTCTGTGTTTTCTGAGTCATCTCAAG GAAAGATTTCTGTGGAaggaaaaatattatttaaatttgacaTGAGGCCCCATAATGAAAACCTTGAGAATTATGCAAAAATCTGCCGTGAAAGGACAAAGAAGTATATGACAAAGGGGAGGCAAATACAG ATCATTGACAATGACAATGGAAGTCATATGAGGCCCATGCCATTGATGATTACATCTGGATCCAGT GAAAAGAAGAAACCACCTGCTAAGGCAACGGATACAAAAAGAACAAGAAGAGACCGTGGAGAGATGGAAGATATCATGTTTAAGCTCTTTGAAAGACAATCAAATTGGACATTAAGACAATTAATCCAAGAGACAGACCAACCTGAA CAATTTTTGAAAGATATCCTTAAGGAACTCTGTGTTTACAACAACAAAGGAACAAATCAAGGgtcataccaattgaagccagAATACAAGAGGACATGTGAGGAACTGGGTTCTAAATGA